In Methanorbis rubei, the DNA window CAAAACCCTCGCTGCCCAACTTTACAATGAGTTCAAGGAATTTTTCCCGAACAATCATGTCGAGTACTTCATCTCCTACTATGACTACTACCAGCCCGAGTCCTACATCGCCAAAAAAGATCAGTACATCGAAAAGGATGCACAAATCAACCCGAAAATCGAGATGATGCGGCTTGCGGCGACCGCGTCTTTGCTCTCCCACAGAGATACTATAATAGTGGCTTCGGTCTCCTGCATCTATGGTCTGGGTAACCCTGAAAACTTCAAAAATCTCGGGTTTGAACTCCGCACCGGTCAGAAGATCGGCAGGACCGAAATTCTCGAAAAACTCATCAGTATTTTGTTCGAGAGAAATGATCTTGAACTGATGCCCGGCCGATTCCGCGTGAAAGGGGATACGATCGATGTCATTCCCGGTTACTTCAACGACATCATCAGAATCGAACTGTTCGGTGATGAGATCGAACGGATCTCTGAGGTGGATAAAAATACCGGCAAGGAAAAAGAGCGGCTTGAGTACTTCTACGTCTATCCGGCGCGCCACTTCGTCACGCCCGAGTCTGAGCGGCAGCGAAGCCTTGCATCCATTCGATCTGAACTTGACGAAGTTCTCGCAGAAGGAAAGCTCGACGATCTCTCTGCTCACCGTCTGCGTCAGCGGACGCAGTACGATATTGAGATGATTGAAGAGACCGGCTCCTGCAAAGGCATCGAGAACTACTCCCGTCACTTCGATGGACGAGCCGCAGGCGAGAAACCGTTCTGTCTGCTTGATTACTTCCCTGATGATTTTCTGCTGGTGATTGATGAGAGCCATCAGTCGCTGCCGCAGGTCCGGGGAATGTACAACGGCGATCACTCAAGAAAAATGTCGCTGGTTGAGTACGGGTTCCGGTTGCCGAGCGCATTTGACAACCGTCCTCTGAAGTTTGATGAGTTTGAGAAGTATATGCGTCAGGTGATCTTTGTCTCGGCAACGCCGGGCGAGTACGAGTTGTCCCACTCGGGCGATGTGGTCGAGCAGATCATCAGGCCGACCGGCCTTGTGGATCCAGTTGTCGAGGTGCGGCCCATTAAAGGTCAGACTGATGACATCATCAGAGAAATTCAGGCGGTGATCGCGAGAGGCGACCGTGCGCTTGTTACGACGCTGACGAAGAAGCTTGCCGAGGAGCTGACCGAGTATCTTGCGCAGCAGGGGATTAAGACTCGGTATCTTCACTCTGAGATTCAGTCGCTTGAGCGGACCGAGCTTATCCGTCAGCTGCGGCTTGGTCTGTTTGATGTGCTGGTGGGTATCAATCTGCTTCGTGAGGGTCTTGATATTCCCGAGGTTGGATTTATCGGAATTCTTGACGCTGATAAGGAAGGGTTCCTGCGTGATTCGCGGAGTCTGATTCAGATCATCGGCCGTGCGGCACGCAATGCCGAGTCGCGGGTGGTTTTGTATGCTGACCGCATGACCGATTCCATGCGTGTTGCGATGTCAGAAACCGCCCGCAGACGCGAGATGCAGATTGCGTTCAATGCCGAGCATGACATTGTGCCAAAAACGATCAAAAAACCGGTCCGCGAGAAGGAGGTTGACATTACGGATGTCAAACATCTGCCGAAGTCGGAGATTCCAAATCTCATCATCGAGCTTGAGGCTGAGATGAAGGCAGCCGCCGCAGGTCTTGACTTTGAGAAAGCAATTGCACTTCGCGACAGGGTCAAGGAGCTGCGGAACGGGTTGTGATACTTTCTGACTTTGTGAGAATCTTTGTCCTTGGTCCCGCTTGGGGCAACCACGTATCGCATGCCTTCGGCCTGCTCACCGCTTCGCGGGAATGCACGGAATCTATTTTTTCATATTTTGAGAGAATAAATTATTTCGGAAATTATTCCGTGCATTCCCGCGAAGCGGTGAGCAGGCCGAAGGTATGCGAATCCGGCGCCGCAGGCATTCTCCGTGCATTCCGTGAAGCTCCGTAAAATTTCCGTGTGCTCCGTGGTTACTCCAAACGAGACCACCTACAGAGAACCCAAAAAACGGAAATCATTTTTCAACCCTCACGAGAAAACCCCCGACCCAATCTCATTAATACCTTCTCCCGACCATATACTTTTGATATGACTCGTGCACTCCTGTCGGTCTGGGACAAGACCGGCATTCTTGATCTTGCCAAAGCCCTGGCAGCAAAAAATATCGGCATTCTCAGTTCCGGCGGAACCGCAAAGACGCTTCGTGACGCAGGCATTCCGGTCACAGACGTGTCCGAGTACACCGGTTTTCCCGAGATGATGGACGGCCGCGTCAAGACACTGCACCCAAAGGTTCACGGCGGCCTTCTGGGCAGGCGCGGAACAGACGACGACATCATGAAGGCCCACGGCATCGAAGGCATCGACATTCTCTGCGTCAACTTATATCCGTTTGAGGAGATGTCTCAAAAGAATCTGCCGCTCGATGAACTGATTGAGTTCGTCGACATCGGCGGACCTGCAATGATTCGTGCGGCCTCCAAAAACTTCAAGGACGTTGCCGTTGTGGTGGACCCGAGTGATTACCCGATGGTCATCGAGGCCGTGAGCGGCAAAGGGTTCACTCATGAGCAGAGACTCGGGCTTGCCGCAAAGGCGCTTACGCGGACCGCTGCCTATGACGGAGCCATCTCCAACTATCTGAACAGCCTTAACCGCGACTTCCCGACCACCCTCACCCTTCAGTTTGCCAACGGCCGCCCGCTGCGCTACGGAGAAAACCCGCACCAGAAGGCAGCAGTCTACGGAACATCAGGCATCGCAGGACAGATTGCTTTGCAGGGCAAGGAGATGTCCTACAACAACTATCTCGACGTGCATGCGGCGGTCAGTCTCTGCCGCGAACTTCCGTCGCCGGCAACCGTTATTGTAAAACACAACAACCCGTGCGGGGTAGCTCTCGGCACAACCCAGCTTGCATCCTACCTGAAGGCACGCGATGTGGATCCGGTTTCCGCCTACGGCTCGGTCGTTGCGATGAACAGCCAGGTCGGCAAAGATGTTGCCGAAGAGATCTGTTCCACCTTTGTTGAGGTGTTGATTGCCCCCTCCTTTACAGACGAGGCACGCGAGATCATGAAGAGAAAGGAGAACATGCGTCTCCTGCTTCTCCCGTCCGAAGTTCCGGCTGATGAAGTTCGAACGATTGACGGCGGCATTCTTGTGCAGCGAACTCCGGCCCATGAGGAAGGATGGGACGTTGTGTCAAAGCGTGCGCCAACCGCTGAAGAGGTTGCCGCACTGAAACTTGCATGGAAGGTTGTCAAGCATGCGAAGAGCAACGCCATCATTTACGCGAACGCGACCGAAACCGTCGGCCTCGGCGTCGGCCAGATGAGCCGCGTGGACTCGGCAAAGCTTGCGGTGATCAAGGCTGCCGAGTTTGGCAGAACGATGAAAGGCACCGTCATCGCATCCGATGCCTTCCTGCCGTTTGCCGATACCCTTGAGGTTGCGGCGGCTGCGGGCGCGACCGCACTCATTCAGCCGGGTGGATCGATCCGTGATGCCGAGGTTATTGCCAAGGCAGACGAACTTGGTGTTGCGGTGGTGTTTACCGGAACCCGCCACTTCCGGCACTAATTTTTTTTCATTTATTTCATTGTTTGCGGGATTTTTTGTAGGTGGTCACTTCAAGCGAGTTCATCCACAAAAATCTCCAAAAAATAATTTTTTACTCGAAAGACTTCTGCCCA includes these proteins:
- the uvrB gene encoding excinuclease ABC subunit UvrB gives rise to the protein MAGMFEISSPFAPRGSQPEAIAELTDGILDGEQYQTLLGVTGSGKTFTIANVVANVQRPTLVLAHNKTLAAQLYNEFKEFFPNNHVEYFISYYDYYQPESYIAKKDQYIEKDAQINPKIEMMRLAATASLLSHRDTIIVASVSCIYGLGNPENFKNLGFELRTGQKIGRTEILEKLISILFERNDLELMPGRFRVKGDTIDVIPGYFNDIIRIELFGDEIERISEVDKNTGKEKERLEYFYVYPARHFVTPESERQRSLASIRSELDEVLAEGKLDDLSAHRLRQRTQYDIEMIEETGSCKGIENYSRHFDGRAAGEKPFCLLDYFPDDFLLVIDESHQSLPQVRGMYNGDHSRKMSLVEYGFRLPSAFDNRPLKFDEFEKYMRQVIFVSATPGEYELSHSGDVVEQIIRPTGLVDPVVEVRPIKGQTDDIIREIQAVIARGDRALVTTLTKKLAEELTEYLAQQGIKTRYLHSEIQSLERTELIRQLRLGLFDVLVGINLLREGLDIPEVGFIGILDADKEGFLRDSRSLIQIIGRAARNAESRVVLYADRMTDSMRVAMSETARRREMQIAFNAEHDIVPKTIKKPVREKEVDITDVKHLPKSEIPNLIIELEAEMKAAAAGLDFEKAIALRDRVKELRNGL
- the purH gene encoding bifunctional phosphoribosylaminoimidazolecarboxamide formyltransferase/IMP cyclohydrolase; translation: MTRALLSVWDKTGILDLAKALAAKNIGILSSGGTAKTLRDAGIPVTDVSEYTGFPEMMDGRVKTLHPKVHGGLLGRRGTDDDIMKAHGIEGIDILCVNLYPFEEMSQKNLPLDELIEFVDIGGPAMIRAASKNFKDVAVVVDPSDYPMVIEAVSGKGFTHEQRLGLAAKALTRTAAYDGAISNYLNSLNRDFPTTLTLQFANGRPLRYGENPHQKAAVYGTSGIAGQIALQGKEMSYNNYLDVHAAVSLCRELPSPATVIVKHNNPCGVALGTTQLASYLKARDVDPVSAYGSVVAMNSQVGKDVAEEICSTFVEVLIAPSFTDEAREIMKRKENMRLLLLPSEVPADEVRTIDGGILVQRTPAHEEGWDVVSKRAPTAEEVAALKLAWKVVKHAKSNAIIYANATETVGLGVGQMSRVDSAKLAVIKAAEFGRTMKGTVIASDAFLPFADTLEVAAAAGATALIQPGGSIRDAEVIAKADELGVAVVFTGTRHFRH